A genome region from Geminicoccus roseus DSM 18922 includes the following:
- a CDS encoding putative bifunctional diguanylate cyclase/phosphodiesterase gives MARIMVIDDRVTNRNVLTRLAQSVEEGLRVQAFASPTDALASITADSVPDLVVTDFNMPGMNGAELIRQLRGQAGCELIPIIVVTVYEDRDFCYRALEAGATDFLLSPVDHLEFRARVKNLLTMRRQQRLLAERAADLEQRLVGEGGSAALLLDPAALCQRLEMPAFVTDPLGRVVAASASWARLMGLDLPQAPHRPGRLPRLDELLGEEFALRHRLQADKVLETGQAPEHPWVEAVGTGEAARRILLTCAPLADPAGQVAHVLTIWQEIDGLLRAEAGVQPAVRVDALTGLPSFPALLERISQEIGRTSADGTLLAVVHLDIDRFKSFNNAYGDAFGSTLLQALARRLRSRMKEVETLGRLRSDEFLVVHPGLRRPDEAAELCGRLSEIFAEPFQIEDREISVSASMGVTVWPTDAHDLDQLLRNAELAMHRAKQSGRDTWRFFAEEMNVTAKRTIQLERELRQALTSRQFTVYYQPQQDLRTGQLVGVEALVRWNHPHRGIVRPGEFLHVAEDIGLIAPLSNWVLQQACRQLGAWQERGIGGFNLSVNISPGQFREKGVERQIGQLLAETGIDPKWIDIEITEDALFENTTQAMATMRFLSGLGLSLSLDDFGTGYSSLAYLQRLPVHRLKIDRQFVLEIENDAQSGRIVHMIVELARTLGLTVLAEGVETQGQRAALQRVGCDQIQGHLIGMPMPAEEFERLYPGAGRRWPG, from the coding sequence ATGGCCAGGATAATGGTGATCGACGACCGGGTCACCAACCGCAACGTTCTGACCCGGCTCGCCCAGTCGGTCGAGGAAGGGTTGAGGGTGCAGGCCTTCGCCTCCCCGACCGACGCCCTGGCCTCGATCACGGCGGACAGCGTTCCCGACCTGGTGGTCACCGACTTCAACATGCCGGGGATGAACGGGGCGGAGCTGATCCGCCAGCTGCGCGGCCAGGCCGGCTGCGAGCTGATCCCGATCATCGTGGTGACCGTCTACGAGGACCGCGACTTCTGCTACCGGGCCCTGGAGGCCGGGGCCACCGACTTCCTGCTGAGCCCGGTCGACCATCTGGAGTTCCGGGCCCGGGTCAAGAACCTGCTGACCATGCGCCGCCAGCAGCGTCTGCTGGCGGAACGGGCGGCCGACCTGGAACAGCGCCTGGTCGGCGAGGGCGGCAGCGCCGCCCTGCTGCTCGACCCGGCTGCCTTGTGCCAGCGGCTGGAGATGCCGGCCTTCGTCACCGATCCGCTCGGCCGGGTGGTGGCGGCCAGCGCCAGCTGGGCCCGCCTGATGGGCCTGGACCTGCCGCAGGCGCCGCACCGCCCTGGCCGGCTGCCGCGCCTGGACGAGCTTCTGGGCGAGGAGTTTGCGCTGCGCCACCGGCTCCAGGCCGACAAGGTCCTGGAGACCGGCCAGGCGCCGGAGCATCCCTGGGTCGAGGCGGTCGGCACCGGCGAGGCGGCGCGGCGCATCCTCCTGACCTGCGCGCCGCTGGCCGATCCGGCCGGCCAGGTCGCCCATGTGCTGACCATCTGGCAGGAGATCGACGGGCTGCTCCGCGCCGAGGCCGGTGTCCAGCCGGCGGTGCGGGTCGACGCGCTGACCGGCCTGCCCTCGTTCCCCGCGCTCCTGGAGCGGATCAGCCAGGAGATCGGGCGCACCAGCGCCGACGGCACGCTGCTGGCCGTGGTGCATCTCGACATCGACCGGTTCAAGAGCTTCAACAACGCCTATGGCGATGCGTTCGGCAGCACCCTGCTCCAGGCCCTGGCGCGGCGGCTGCGCAGCCGGATGAAGGAGGTCGAGACCCTGGGCCGCCTGCGCTCCGACGAGTTTCTGGTGGTGCATCCGGGCCTGCGCCGGCCGGACGAGGCCGCCGAGCTGTGCGGCCGCTTGAGCGAGATCTTCGCCGAGCCGTTCCAGATCGAGGACCGCGAGATCAGCGTCAGCGCCTCGATGGGCGTCACCGTCTGGCCGACCGACGCCCATGACCTGGACCAGCTGCTGCGCAATGCCGAGCTTGCCATGCACCGGGCCAAGCAGTCCGGGCGCGACACCTGGCGGTTCTTCGCCGAGGAGATGAACGTCACCGCCAAGCGCACGATCCAGCTCGAGCGCGAGCTGCGCCAGGCCCTCACCTCCCGGCAGTTCACGGTCTACTACCAGCCCCAGCAGGACCTGCGCACCGGGCAGCTGGTGGGCGTCGAGGCGCTGGTGCGCTGGAACCACCCGCATCGCGGCATCGTGCGCCCGGGCGAGTTCCTGCATGTCGCCGAGGATATCGGGCTGATCGCGCCTTTGTCGAACTGGGTGCTGCAGCAGGCCTGCCGGCAGCTGGGCGCCTGGCAGGAGCGCGGGATCGGCGGCTTCAACCTGTCGGTCAACATCAGCCCCGGCCAGTTCCGGGAGAAGGGCGTGGAGCGGCAGATCGGCCAGCTCCTGGCGGAGACCGGGATCGACCCGAAATGGATCGACATCGAGATCACCGAGGATGCGCTGTTCGAGAACACCACCCAGGCGATGGCCACGATGCGCTTTCTGTCCGGGCTCGGCCTGTCCTTGTCCCTGGACGATTTCGGCACCGGCTATTCGTCCCTGGCCTATCTGCAGCGCCTGCCGGTGCACCGGCTCAAGATCGACCGCCAGTTCGTGCTCGAGATCGAGAACGACGCTCAGTCCGGCCGGATCGTGCACATGATCGTGGAGCTCGCCCGCACCCTGGGGCTGACCGTCCTCGCTGAGGGGGTGGAGACCCAGGGTCAGCGTGCCGCCCTGCAGCGGGTCGGCTGCGACCAGATCCAGGGCCACCTGATCGGCATGCCGATGCCGGCCGAGGAGTTCGAGCGCCTTTATCCGGGCGCCGGCCGGAGATGGCCCGGATGA
- a CDS encoding NUDIX hydrolase produces the protein MTADRRDYPPNPIVGVGVVVRHQGKVLLIRRSKPPRVGQWSLPGGRQHLGETVEEAARREVQEEAGLPLGACRLLTVVDLIERDPDGQVAWHYTLIDFVADALHDQAVAGDDAAEAAWFTPAEADKAVAWAETRRILAMALAAD, from the coding sequence GTGACGGCGGACCGGCGGGACTATCCGCCCAACCCGATCGTCGGCGTGGGGGTGGTCGTCCGGCACCAGGGCAAGGTCCTGCTGATCCGGCGCAGCAAGCCGCCACGGGTCGGGCAATGGAGCCTGCCCGGGGGACGCCAGCATCTGGGCGAAACCGTGGAGGAGGCGGCGCGCCGGGAAGTCCAGGAGGAGGCGGGCCTGCCGCTGGGAGCTTGCCGGCTCCTGACGGTGGTCGACCTGATCGAGCGCGACCCTGACGGCCAGGTGGCCTGGCACTACACGCTGATCGATTTCGTGGCGGACGCGCTGCACGACCAAGCGGTTGCCGGCGACGACGCTGCGGAAGCGGCCTGGTTCACGCCGGCCGAGGCAGACAAGGCGGTCGCCTGGGCGGAGACCCGGCGGATCCTGGCCATGGCGCTGGCGGCGGACTGA
- a CDS encoding helix-turn-helix domain-containing protein, with amino-acid sequence MNQVATTKVVARGTGGRSRALDVDHYVSMRIRQRRIMLGLTQQQMAELIGVTYQQAHKYETGINRISAGRLFQIAQALGVEISYFFEDVEPDKNAKPKDKELMPQQRMLLELARNFSSIGNRKHQDALCNLARVLAGSEREEA; translated from the coding sequence ATGAATCAGGTGGCCACCACCAAGGTCGTCGCCCGCGGGACCGGCGGCCGGTCCCGGGCTCTCGATGTCGACCATTATGTTTCGATGCGCATCCGCCAGCGCCGCATCATGCTGGGCCTCACCCAGCAGCAGATGGCCGAGCTGATCGGGGTGACCTACCAGCAGGCGCATAAATACGAGACCGGCATCAACCGCATCTCCGCCGGCCGCCTGTTCCAGATCGCCCAGGCGCTGGGCGTCGAGATCAGCTATTTCTTCGAGGACGTCGAGCCCGACAAGAACGCCAAGCCCAAGGACAAGGAGCTGATGCCGCAGCAGCGCATGCTCCTGGAGCTGGCGCGCAACTTCTCGTCGATCGGCAACCGCAAGCACCAGGACGCCTTGTGCAACCTGGCACGCGTCCTGGCCGGCTCCGAGCGCGAGGAAGCCTGA
- a CDS encoding helix-turn-helix transcriptional regulator, translating to MIGDSFGTRLRALRSAKGLSQVELARLIRRHPTTIGPYERDEYAPPREVVDRIAELLETTPEYLWFGRSPDRPALTAAGRIGAGGIGSPLATPLPPFSLRVERLQAWLVEDNSNAPFYRAGQLALVAADPVDPAEVAGRDALVRLGDGRELLRRVLPGPRPETMLLCLAGGGGAMLAAVAEARPVLGVLEATAVGTARAEEL from the coding sequence ATGATCGGCGACAGCTTTGGCACGCGCCTGCGGGCGCTGCGCTCTGCCAAGGGCTTGTCCCAGGTGGAGCTGGCCCGGCTGATCCGGCGCCACCCCACCACGATCGGTCCCTATGAGCGCGACGAGTATGCCCCGCCGCGCGAGGTGGTCGACCGGATCGCCGAGCTGCTTGAGACCACCCCGGAATATCTTTGGTTCGGCCGCAGTCCGGACCGCCCGGCGCTGACCGCAGCCGGCCGGATCGGTGCCGGTGGCATCGGCTCGCCGCTGGCGACGCCGCTTCCGCCGTTTTCCCTGCGGGTTGAACGGCTCCAGGCCTGGCTGGTCGAGGACAACAGCAACGCTCCGTTCTATCGGGCCGGCCAGCTGGCGCTGGTGGCAGCCGACCCGGTCGATCCGGCCGAGGTGGCCGGCCGCGATGCCCTGGTGCGCCTGGGCGATGGCCGCGAGCTGCTGCGCCGGGTGCTGCCGGGCCCCCGTCCGGAAACCATGCTGCTCTGCCTGGCCGGCGGCGGCGGCGCGATGCTGGCCGCGGTCGCCGAGGCGCGGCCGGTGCTGGGGGTGCTGGAGGCCACGGCCGTCGGCACGGCCCGGGCGGAGGAACTCTAG